The following DNA comes from Nitrogeniibacter aestuarii.
CAGGGCACCGCGACGCCGAACTGAGCCATGACCGCCTCGGAGGCCACCGCACCGAACATGCCGTAGAGGGCAAACTGCAGGGTGTTGTAGCCCAGAACCGCGATCATGGCCGCCGCCCCCCCGGCCTGCACGCCCAGCCCCCGCGCAATCAGGGCATAGAAGCCACCGGCATTGGTGATCTTGGTCGCCATGGCGGTATAACCAGCGGCGAAACACAGCAGCAGGACAAGCGCGGCAACGACAAGCGCCGGCGTCCCGGGGCCATTCCCGAGCATGATCCCGAGCGGAAAGCCGCCCGCAACGACGCTCAGCGGGCTGGCTGCAGATACAACGAAAAACACGATGAACATGATCCCGAGTGCGCCGTGACGCAACTCGGTCGAAGGCCCGGCACTGTCGGGCGCCTTCGGTATAGCCAGCTTGTCGGTGATCTCCATGCGGGGTGTTTCCATTTTTGTGCCGGCGAAGGAATCGGGTGGATCCCGCGTCGGCAGAGAACGGGTTTGTCTTTTATCTAAAGCTATACCCAGCAAGCCCCTTTTGTTAGCCAAAATCGGCACGGTCGGCCAACGATGACAGCGGGCAGAAACCCCGAGGCCCGGCAGACACTTACGGCACGGGCGCATGGGCACCGGCGGAAAAAAAAGGGCGGGGTGTCCGTGTGACGATCGCCCGCTTGGCCATCGCCACCTCCCCGGTCACCCCGCCGTCAGGAAACCGAAGTGGTGTTTACCGCCGGGCACGCCACATGGGGATGGCGGCGCGGGCTTTGAGTCCGGCGCACCTCATGCGCGCGCGACGGCCTCGATCTCGACCCGCGCGCCGGTCGGGAGGGCCACCACCTGCACCGTGGAACGGGCTGGACGGTGCTCACCGAAGCGACGGGCAAACACCTCGTTCATCGCGGCGAATTCGCCCAGGTCGGTCATGAACACGGTGACCTTCACCACCTGCGCCAGCGACACGCCCTGATCGGCCAGCACGGCTTCGAGGTTGTCGAACACCTGCCCGGTCTGGGTGGCAATGTCACCCTCGCGCTTGTCCCCGGCGGCGGTCAGGGGAATCTGGCCGGAGGTGAAGATCCACCCATCCATCACCGTGCCCTGGCTGTACGGCCCGATCGCCTTCGGCGCCTTGTCGGTCGAAATCAATTTCATCTGCGTGTTCTCCATGGGTTGAAAGGAAATTGCTGCCACTCACCGGTATCGCTCGAGCCCCAGGCCTTCCATGCTGATCTCGGGCGTGCGACCGCTGACCAGATCCGCCATCACACGGCCGGTGCCGGCCGCCATCGTCCAGCCGAGCGTGCCGTGGCCCGTCGACAGCAACAGATTGGGGATGGCGCTCTGCCCGATGATGGGTGTGCCATCGGGGGTCATGGGGCGCAAGCCGGTCCAGAATTCGCTGCGGGCGACATCGCCCCCGTGGGGAAACAGGTCGCCGAGGACGAACTCCAGCGTCCGGCGGCGCGCCGGATCGAGCGTCAGATCGAAACCGGAGAGCTGGGCCGTGCCGCCCACACGAATCCGGTCCCCCAGACGCGTCACGGCCACCTTGTGTGTTTCGTCCATGATGGTCGATTCGGGCGACATGGCCGGATCGGCAATCGGGACCGTGATCGAGTACCCCTTGACCGGATAGACCGGCAGATCGATCCCCAGCGGCCGGAGCAGTTGCGGCGAATGGCTGCCCAGGGCCACCACGTACCGGTCGGCGCGCAGCACGCCAGCGCTGGTGCGCACCCCGACAACGCGTTCGCCGGCAACGTCGATCCCGTCAACGCTGACGCCGAACCGGAATTCCACCCCCAGACCTTCAGCCATCGCCGCCAGCGCCTGGGTGAATTTGAAGCAGTCCCCGGTTTCGTCACCGGGCAAGCGCAATGCCCCGACAAACTTCTCGCGGACCGCTGCCAGCGCGGGTTCGTACTGGACATATCCCTCTCGATCAAGCACCTGGAAGGCCACGCCGAATTCCTTGAGGACCTCCGCATCGGCGCCCACCCCGTCCAGCTGTTTCTGGGTCCTGAACAACTGCAGGGTGCCCTGGCTGCGCTCGTCGTATTCAATTCCCGTGTCGCGGCGCAATGTCTGCAGGCAGTCGCGGCTGTATTCCGCCAGCCGCACCATGCGGCTCTTGTTCACCCGGTAGCGTGCGCTCGTGCAGTTGCGCAGCATCATCAGGGCCCAGCGCCACATGGCGGGGTCCAAGGCGGGTTTGATGACCAGCGGACTGTGATGCATCAGCATCCACTTGATGGCCTTGAGCGGAATGCCCGGCGCCGCCCAGGGGGCTGAATAGCCCGGCGAAATCTCGCCCGCATTGGCGAAACTCGTTTCCAGAGCCGGCCCTTCCCGCCGGTCGACCACCGTCACCTGATGGCCGTCGCGAGCCATGTAATACGCCATCGTGACGCCGATTACGCCACTGCCAAGTATCAGGACATGCATTTTGCTGCGGTCTCCATTCATGATTCCCGCGTTGTCCGCCTGCCGGGCAACGCGCCTTAGAAAACGTCTTTGCACCTGGCTTACTGCATGAAACGTCCGGTCGGGCTGACGAGGGACACGAAAACGCGCGATGCCCTCGCCTCGCCCGACGAGGTCAGCGAGACCACGTGCCCCCCAAGGTCGAGTTCATCCGTGCGCGCCAGCGCAGTACGAAGCGTCGTGCGCCCGATCGGTTGGGTCTGGCGCAGCAAGCGGGCAATCACCTGGACGGCTTCGAAAGCCTCGAACTGCTCGTGGCTGTAGGCGGTGACGAAGGTTTCCATGGCGGTCTGATAGTCACGCACGATCGCCAGCGTCGGCAGGTCCGGGTCAGGCACGCCGTGGGTCACCAGCACGCCACGCGCCCCCCGAATCTGCTGCAGCCACTCGAACAGGTGGACAGACGACATCACCGCCACCGGCGCGACGGGCCGTGCCTGCCGCACCGCGCTCAC
Coding sequences within:
- a CDS encoding Rid family detoxifying hydrolase, with product MKLISTDKAPKAIGPYSQGTVMDGWIFTSGQIPLTAAGDKREGDIATQTGQVFDNLEAVLADQGVSLAQVVKVTVFMTDLGEFAAMNEVFARRFGEHRPARSTVQVVALPTGARVEIEAVARA
- a CDS encoding D-amino acid dehydrogenase, which gives rise to MHVLILGSGVIGVTMAYYMARDGHQVTVVDRREGPALETSFANAGEISPGYSAPWAAPGIPLKAIKWMLMHHSPLVIKPALDPAMWRWALMMLRNCTSARYRVNKSRMVRLAEYSRDCLQTLRRDTGIEYDERSQGTLQLFRTQKQLDGVGADAEVLKEFGVAFQVLDREGYVQYEPALAAVREKFVGALRLPGDETGDCFKFTQALAAMAEGLGVEFRFGVSVDGIDVAGERVVGVRTSAGVLRADRYVVALGSHSPQLLRPLGIDLPVYPVKGYSITVPIADPAMSPESTIMDETHKVAVTRLGDRIRVGGTAQLSGFDLTLDPARRRTLEFVLGDLFPHGGDVARSEFWTGLRPMTPDGTPIIGQSAIPNLLLSTGHGTLGWTMAAGTGRVMADLVSGRTPEISMEGLGLERYR